The DNA segment AAAACCTGACTTTTCAAGCGCGATTTCTTTAAACTTTGTAACCAGTATGAGCTTCCACCATGAGTCAACTAACAGATGATCAGGATCATACAACTGCTATTAACAATGGCTTTGCAACATCATCACCTTTTTCATTGACATTAGATTGATTCGAAAATCTCATCAACAACCTTTGAACTCCAGCATATTGAATAGCTGATAACTTAAAGTTCAGTGTCAGTAATCTCTGAGTAAATATATTGAGCTCAATTTAGTTAGTAATTAGAACAGTGATATTACAGTTAGTCTAAATATCGTACGACCAAAGGGAAAAGATAGCCTCATTGATACTTCTGTTACTCATATTTTCTATATACACATTAATACATTAACTAACTTTAACTTCTTGAAGTTGTTGTGATTAAATCTCACGATCATCAACATCGGCTCCAGAACCAACATCAGAATCAATCTGTTGACCAGGTCGCCAACCACTTGACCAAATCTCTCGACATTTCGCATTTAGATCAGCGCGCTTTAATCCCCAGGCTGCCATGACCTTTCGGAGGTCCTGTTTGATATCTACAGCGCCGGGGAAATCGCTGTAACGAATAGATAGTCGCCCAGCTGTTGTCAATTGTTCTGGCCCTGGATCATCCTGGTGCCTAAGTAAAGCATCAACTTCATTACGATCCGTGGTGTACAGAGGATGGACTTGTGACGTGTCTTCGCTCATCTTAATCGAAATTCTTGTAAAGATAGCTTGTTATTCAAGAGGTAGATTATGAAATATAGAATGGTCAAAGTATAGTCAAATCAAAATGCGCTGACTTGCAAATAAATGCAACATCAAGTAAATAAAACGAGAGTTCGGCAGCAAAATTATTTTGCTGACATCACATACTAATTTCTA comes from the Synechococcus sp. M16CYN genome and includes:
- a CDS encoding DUF3288 family protein, which translates into the protein MSEDTSQVHPLYTTDRNEVDALLRHQDDPGPEQLTTAGRLSIRYSDFPGAVDIKQDLRKVMAAWGLKRADLNAKCREIWSSGWRPGQQIDSDVGSGADVDDREI